Proteins encoded by one window of Acinonyx jubatus isolate Ajub_Pintada_27869175 chromosome X, VMU_Ajub_asm_v1.0, whole genome shotgun sequence:
- the HCFC1 gene encoding host cell factor 1 isoform X6 — MAWETILMDTLEDNIPRARAGHCAVAINTRLYIWSGRDGYRKAWNNQVCCKDLWYLETEKPPPPARVQLVRANTNSLEVSWGAVATADSYLLQLQKYDIPATAATAASPTPNPVPSVPANPPKSPAPAAAAPAVQPLTQVGITLLPQAAAAPPTTTAIQVLPTVPGSSISVPTAARTQGVPAVLKVTGPQATTGTPLVTMRPASQAGKAPVTVTSLPAGVRMVVPTQSAQGTVIGSSPQMSGMAALAAAAAATQKIPPSSAPTVLSVPAGTTIVKTVAVTPGTTTLPATVKVASSPVMVSNPATRMLKTAAAQVGTSVSSAANTSTRPIITVHKSGTVTVAQQAQVVTTVVGGVTKTITLVKSPISVPGGSALISNLGKVMSVVQTKPVQTSAVTGQASTGPVTQIIQTKGPLPAGTILKLVTSADGKPTTIITTTQASGAGTKPTILGISSVSPSTTKPGTTTIIKTIPMSAIITQAGATGVTSSPGIKSPITIITTKVMTSGTGAPAKIITAVPKIATGHGQQGVTQVVLKGAPGQPGTILRTVPMGGVRLVTPVTVSAVKPAVTTLVVKGTTGVTTLGTVTGTVSTSLAGAGGHSTSASLATPITTLGTIATLSSQVINPTAITVSAAQTTLTAAGGLTTPTITMQPVSQPTQVTLITAPSGVEAQPVHDLPVSILASPTTEQPTATVTIADSGQGEVQPGTVTLVCSNPPCETHETGTTNTATTTVVANLGGQPQPTQVQFVCDRQEAAASLVASTVGQQNGSVVRVCSNPPCETHETGTTHTATTATSNMAGQHGCSNPPCETHETGTTSTATTAVSSIGAGQQRDLRRACVAGTAPAVVRVGMAAGVSEGAQGSVKASCQTRQTGVTGTAMTVLATGAPCSAGPLLGPALAVEAGGRAATFVQLAAVSGQVRPSGPVAGLSQLASVGRQPEAHHTHTTNTPTTVRSSMGAGEPGEARGTPTTAYESSASGAVTVTALEALLCPSATASQVCSDPPCETHDTGTTHTATTSNAGSTQRVCSNPPCETHETGTTHTPTTATSNGGAGQPEGGQQPPAGRPCETHQTTSTGTTMSVGVGALLPVESGLEVAAPPSIAPQAAASLLAPFPTQRVCSNPPCETHETGTTHTATTVTSNMSSNQDPPPAASDQGDVESTQGDSVNITSSSAVTTTVSSTLTRAVTTVTQSTPVPGPSVPKISSMTEATPGALTTEVPIPATITVTIANTETSDMPFSAVDILQPPEELQASPGPRQQLPPRQLLQPASTPLMGESAEVLSASQTPELQAAVDLSGTGDPSSGQEPASSAVVATVVVQPPPPTQSEVDQLSLPQELMAEAQAGTTTLMVTGLTPEELAVTAAAEAAAQAAATEEAQALAIQAVLQAAQQAVMAGTGEPMDTSEAAAAVTQAELGHLSAEGQEGQATTIPIVLTQQELAALVQQQQQLQEAQAQQHHHLPTEALAPADSLNDPAIESNCLNELAAAVPSTVALLPSTATESLAPSNTFVAPQPVVVASPAKLQAAATLTEVANGIESLGVKPDLPPPPSKAPVKKENQWFDVGVIKGTNVMVTHYFLPPDDAVPSDDDSGAVPDYSQLKKQELQPGTAYKFRVAGVNACGRGPFSEISAFKTCLPGFPGAPCAIKISKSPDGAHLTWEPPSVTSGKIIEYSVYLAIQSSQAGGEPKSSAPAQLAFMRVYCGPSPSCLVQSSSLSNAHIDYTTKPAIIFRIAARNEKGYGPATQVRWLQETSKDSSGAKPASKRPMSSPEMKSAPKKSKADGQ, encoded by the exons ATGGCCTGGGAGACCATCCTGATGGACACGCTGGAGGACAATATTCCCCGGGCCCGAGCCGGCCACTGTGCCGTAGCCATCAACACCCGCCTGTACATTTGGAGTGGGCGCGACGGCTACCGAAAGGCCTGGAACAACCAGGTCTGCTGCAAGGACCTGTGGTACCTGGAGACAG AAAAGCCACCACCCCCGGCCCGGGTACAGCTGGTACGAGCCAACACCAATTCCCTGGAGGTGAGCTGGGGGGCCGTGGCAACAGCCGACAGTTACCTTCTGCAGCTCCAGAAATATGACATTCCCGCCACGGCCGCTACTGCCGCCTCCCCCACGCCCAATCCGGTCCCGTCTGTGCCCGCCAACCCTCCCAAGAGCCCCGCCCCGGCAGCAGCCGCACCTGCCGTGCAGCCGCTGACCCAGGTAGGCATCACGCTCCTGCCCCAGGCTGCTGCCGCGCCCCCGACCACCACCGCCATCCAGGTCTTGCCGACGGTACCCGGCAGCTCAATCTCCGTGCCCACGGCGGCCAGGACTCAAG GCGTCCCCGCTGTTCTCAAAGTCACCGGTCCTCAGGCCACGACAGGAACCCCGCTGGTCACCATGAGACCTGCCAGCCAGGCTGGGAAAGCCCCCGTCACCGTGACCTCCCTTCCTGCAGGCGTGCGAATGGTTGTGCCCACGCAGAGTGCCCAGGGCACG GTGATTGGCAGCAGCCCGCAGATGAGCGGCATGGCCGCGCTGGCAGCTGCAGCTGCCGCCACCCAGAAGATCCCGCCCTCGTCAGCGCCCACGGTGCTGAGTGTCCCAGCAGGCACGACCATCGTCAAAACCGTGGCTGTGACGCCAGGCACCACCACCCTCCCGGCTACTGTAAAGGTAGCCTCCTCGCCGGTCATG GTGAGCAACCCGGCCACTCGGATGCTGAAGACTGCGGCCGCCCAGGTGGGGACGTCTGTCTCCTCTGCTGCCAACACATCCACCCGCCCTATCATCACGGTGCATAAGTCGGGAACTGTGACAGTGGCCCAGCAAGCTCAGGTGGTGACCACGGTGGTGGGTGGAGTCACCAAGACCATCACCTTGGTGAAGAGCCCCATCTCTGTCCCAGgaggcagtgctctg ATTTCCAACCTGGGCAAGGTGATGTCAGTGGTTCAGACCAAACCGGTTCAGACTTCAGCGGTCACAGGCCAGGCATCTACGGGCCCGGTGACTCAGATCATCCAG ACCAAAGGGCCCCTGCCGGCCGGGACCATCCTGAAGCTGGTAACCTCCGCGGACGGCAAgcccaccaccatcatcactaccACGCAGGCCAGCGGGGCCGGGACTAAGCCCACCATCCTGGGCATCAGCAGTGTGTCCCCGAGCACCACCAAGCCGGGCACGACCACCATCATCAAGACCATCCCCATGTCGGCCATCATCACGCAGGCCGGTGCCACAG GTGTGACCAGCAGTCCGGGCATCAAGTCCCccatcaccattatcaccacCAAGGTGATGACTTCAGGAACCGGAGCGCCTGCCAAAATCATCACAGCTGTCCCTAAAATCGCCACTGGCCACGGGCAGCAAGGAGTGACCCAG GTGGTGCTAAAGGGGGCCCCCGGACAGCCGGGCACCATCCTCCGCACCGTGCCCATGGGGGGTGTCCGCCTGGTCACCCCCGTCACCGTCTCTGCCGTCAAGCCAGCAGTCACCACGTTGGTTGTGAAGGGCACCACAG GCGTCACGACCCTGGGCACAGTGACAGGCACCGTCTCCACCAGCCTTGCCGGAGCTGGGGGCCACAGTACCAGCGCCTCCCTGGCCACGCCCATCACCACGTTGGGCACCATCGCCACCCTCTCAAGCCAAGTGATCAACCCCACCGCCATCACCGTGTCGGCTGCGCAGACCACGCTGACGGCGGCCGGCGGgctcaccacccccaccatcaccatGCAG CCTGTCTCCCAGCCTACCCAGGTGACGCTCATCACGGCGCCCAGTGGAGTCGAGGCCCAGCCCGTGCATGACCTCCCTGTGTCCATTCTGGCCTCGCCCACCACAGAACAGCCCACGGCCACGGTCACCATCGCCGATTCAGGCCAGGGTGAGGTGCAGCCGGGCACCGTGACGCTGGTTTGCTCCAACCCGCCCTGCGAGACCCACGAGACGGGCACCACCAACACAGCCACCACCACCGTCGTGGCTAACCTCGGGGGGCAGCCGCAGCCCACCCAAGTGCAGTTCGTCTGTGATAGACAGGAGGCGGCCGCTTCTCTCGTGGCCTCGACAGTGGGGCAGCAGAACGGCAGCGTGGTTCGTGTCTGCTCCAACCCGCCGTGCGAGACCCACGAGACGGGCACCACCCACACGGCCACCACCGCCACGTCCAACATGGCTGGGCAGCATGGCTGCTCCAACCCGCCATGCGAGACCCACGAGACCGGCACCACCAGCACCGCCACCACCGCTGTGTCGAGCATCGGCGCCGGCCAGCAGCGAGACCTCCGCCGTGCCTGCGTGGCTGGCACCGCTCCTGCTGTGGTCCGGGTCGGCATGGCCGCCGGGGTGTCAGAGGGAGCCCAGGGCTCCGTCAAGGCCTCGTGCCAAACCCGCCAGACCGGCGTGACCGGTACCGCCATGACTGTGCTGGCCACCGGGGCCCCATGCTCGGCCGGCCCGCTCCTTGGGCCGGCCCTGGCGGTGGAGGCCGGCGGCCGCGCCGCCACCTTCGTGCAGCTGGCCGCCGTGAGTGGCCAGGTCAGACCCAGCGGCCCCGTGGCCGGCTTGAGTCAGCTGGCGTCCGTGGGGCGCCAGCCGGAGGCTCATCACACCCACACGACCAACACCCCCACCACGGTCCGCTCCTCCATGGGTGCCGGAGAGCCCGGCGAGGCACGGGGGACCCCCACAACCGCGTACGAGAGCTCGGCCAGTGGCGCCGTGACTGTGACGGCCCTGGAGGCGCTGCTGTGCCCCTCGGCCACCGCGAGCCAAGTCTGCTCCGACCCGCCGTGCGAGACCCATGACACAGGCACCACCCACACCGCCACTACCTCGAATGCCGGCAGCACCCAGCGGGTCTGCTCCAACCCGCCATGCGAGACCCACGAGACGGGCACCACCCACACGCCCACCACAGCCACGTCCAACGGGGGTGCGGGCCAGCCTGAGGGCGGGCAGCAGCCCCCCGCCGGCCGCCCCTGCGAGACACACCAGACCACGTCCACCGGTACCACCATGTCGGTCGGCGTGGGCGCCTTGCTCCCCGTGGAGTCCGGCTTGGAGGTGGCGGCGCCTCCCTCCATCGCCCCCCAGGCTGCTGCTTCGTTGCTGGCTCCTTTCCCGACGCAGAGGGTGTGCTCCAACCCCCCTTGTGAGACGCACGAGACGGGCACCACACACACGGCCACCACCGTCACCTCGAACATGAGCTCAAACCAAG ATCCCCCACCAGCCGCCAGCGACCAGGGAGACGTGGAGAGCACCCAGGGCGACAGTGTGAACATCACCAGCTCCAGTGCCGTTACGACAACCGTGTCCTCCACACTGACGAGGGCTGTGACCACTGTGACACAGTCCACCCCAGTCCCGGGCCCCTCGGTACCG AAGATCTCATCAATGACTGAGGCTACCCCAGGGGCTCTGACCACCGAAGTCCCCATCCCAGCCACGATAACAGTGACCATAGCCAACACAGAAACTTCTGACATGCCCTTCTCTGCTGTTGACATCCTGCAGCCCCCAGAGGAACTCCAGGCCTCGCCAGGGCCCCGCCAGCAGCTTCCGCCACGGCAGCTCCTGCAACCCGCCTCCACGCCCCTGATGGGGGAGTCCGCCGAGGTCCTGTCAGCCTCCCAGACCCCTGAGCTCCAAGCCGCCGTGGATCTGAGCGGTACAGGGGACCCGTCTTCGGGCCAGGAGCCCGCCAGCTCCGCCGTGGTGGCCACTGTGGTGGTCCAGCCGCCCCCGCCTACGCAGTCTGAAGTAGACCAGCTGTCGCTTCCTCAAGAGCTGATGGCCGAGGCCCAGGCAGGCACCACCACCCTCATGGTGACGGGGCTCACCCCCGAGGAGCTGGCGGTCACCGCTGCCGCTGAAGCAGCTGCCCAGGCTGCAGCCACCGAGGAGGCCCAGGCCCTGGCCATCCAGGCGGTGCTCCAGGCTGCGCAGCAGGCCGTCATGG CAGGCACCGGGGAGCCCATGGACACATCTGAGGCGGCGGCGGCCGTGACGCAGGCCGAGCTGGGCCACCTGTCCGCCGAGGGCCAGGAGGGCCAGGCCACCACCATCCCCATCGTGCTGACGCAGCAGGAGCTGGCCGCTCTGgtgcagcaacagcagcagctgcAGGAGGCACAGGCCCAGCAGCACCACCACCTGCCCACCGAGGCCCTGGCGCCTGCCGACAGCCTCAACGACCCGGCCATCGAGAGCAACTGCCTCAACGAGCTGGCCGCCGCCGTCCCCAGCACCGTGGCCCTGCTGCCCTCCACAGCCACTGAGA GCCTGGCTCCGTCCAACACATTTGTGGCCCCCCAGCCGGTCGTGGTAGCCAGCCCTGCCAAACTACAGGCCGCGGCGACCCTGACTGAAGTGGCCAATGGCATCGAGTCCCTGGGCGTG aAGCCAGACTTACCGCCCCCGCCCAGCAAAGCCCCCGTGAAGAAGGAGAACCAGTGGTTCGACGTGGGCGTTATTAAGGGTACCAACGTAATGGTGACACACTATTTCCTGCCACCAGACGATGCCGTCCCGTCCGAC GATGACTCGGGCGCCGTCCCCGACTACAGCCAGCTGAAGAAACAGGAGCTGCAGCCGGGCACGGCCTACAAGTTCCGTGTCGCTGGGGTCAACGCCTGCGGCCGGGGGCCCTTCAGCGAGATCTCTGCTTTCAAGACGTGTCTGCCCGGCTTCCCGGGGGCTCCCTGTGCCATTAAAATCAGCAAA AGTCCAGATGGTGCTCACCTCACCTGGGAGCCGCCGTCCGTGACGTCCGGCAAGATCATCGAGTACTCGGTGTACCTGGCCATCCAGAGCTCGCAGGCCGGTGGCGAGCCCAAGAGCTCCGCCCCGGCCCAGCTGGCCTTCATGCGGGTGTACTGCgggcccagcccctcctgctTGGTGCAGTCGTCCAGCCTCTCCAACGCCCACATTGACTACACCACCAAGCCCGCCATCATCTTCCGCATCGCCGCCCGCAACGAGAAGGGCTACGGCCCTGCCACCCAAGTCAGGTGGCTGCAAG AAACCAGTAAAGACAGCTCCGGCGCCAAGCCAGCCAGCAAGCGGCCCATGTCCTCTCCGGAAAT